The Podospora pseudoanserina strain CBS 124.78 chromosome 7 map unlocalized CBS124.78p_7, whole genome shotgun sequence region GGTAATGTAAAAAGGGTGGGTTCTGGTGCTGTCTTCTGAGCCAAAGGACATGGTGGGGATTGTTCTGTCCATTCCCGGGGCTGCGAGCCTCTCGATAGATGATTCAAGCAAGTTCGGGAACTGGTTCAACACAAAGGCTACCTCGGGCGCGATGGTAGGACCCAAGGCGCCGAGGATGTTGATTAGCATTGGCAGGAGGGCACGAGACCAGATCGAGTAGCAGCGCATCTTGTTGACGGATTCCGTAAAGGGGGTGATGTTCTTCCTGCGGAGGAAGCCGGCAATGTTGGCCGAGGTGATGTGACCCAGGATGCCGTTGACGGCAAGCTGTTCGGCGATCTGGGGGAGGGACGAGAGTTCAAGGAGGAACAGCAAGGAGATCTCGCCGTAGACTGGGTCGCCGTTGCGACCGACGAGCTTGTCGGACCAGCTGAATAGTGAGGTGGCGACCTGGAAGATGTTGTGGTTGgacatgatggtgatgatctgCCCCTGGCATTGGTCGAGGCCGGGGACGGCGAGACAAGCCTGGAGGATGCCAGTCACCAAAGCCATGTCGTCAGGCTCAGTAGGGGAGCCAGGCTCGTGGACAAGACCAGCCAATGCACGGAAAGACTGAGCCACTACACGGTCGAGAATGGTGATCACCAACTGCGTGGCCGCTACCGAGGTCTCGGGGCCCGCCTTTGCGGGAGCGGGTGCATTGGAAGAGAGCTTGGTGCCGCGGAGCGTGACGAAGAGTATCCTCAGGAGTGTGCGGAAGTAGGTAATGTTTTCTGTGGCAAAAGGGTTGTCGACCACATTGATGGTTGTGGCAACCAGAGTCAGGAGCTGGGTAAAGTCCTTGGGTAGCTGTGAGCAATCAGCCAAACGCTTCAGCAGCGTCAGGGTCAAGTTAGCTCTCGACTCGGCAAGTCGGACAAAGATGTGGTCCGGAGCTGAAGGTCTTTGGTTGGCCTCCAGGCACTGCTCTGCCACTTGAATCATTTGCCTCGAAATGATGCCGCTCTTTGGCAACAAGCAACTGCTGAGTTCGAGAATGAGATACTCCCAAGCATGGAAGAGGGCCTGCAATCAGTTAGTAATCTACTACTGCATCGCATGAACAGAAAGACACTCACCACCTCGGCTTCCACAAGCGACAGGTTGAGAttggccttctccatctctgTCCGGAAACCATTCTTTTTAGACCCGGCTCCCGCCCAACCCGCATCATATCCGAGCATCTTTTCAGCGAAATCCATGCCATAATAGTACTGTGCTCCAAGATTCTTGGGTACCAGGACGGTCCTCTTAAAGTCATCCAACTCAAGACCTGGATACCTCTGACTGAAATTCTTTGCAAAGTTAGAGTGTAGTGAGGCATTATAATCCGCTACCTGAACACCATGCCTAAGGAAATAGTCGAGGTCTTCCACAACCTTGGTGGCAAAGTCCTGCGCCTGCCGCATCTGCCGCAAGTGGTAAAGCTGCATTGCAAAGGTCTCGGCAATGTAAGCTGCTATCCTGGCTTGGTAACCCGCCTCGGCCGGGTCGTTCTTAAAGACGAGCTCGGGAGCTTTGAGGTTCTTGACATAGGACCGCAGGCTACCCAAAAAGGACTTATCCTTTTGCATGGCAAAGATGGTCCAAGCCCAGTAGTTCTGTGCCGACGTGAAAAAGTCCAGAATGGCGAGGGCTTCCTGGCTAGGCTGCGTGGCAATAGACCGAAGCTTCTCCAACGCTGTGGACAGTACCGAGTCTGGTGAGATCTCTGCCATCTTTGCGTCACCCTTGAGAGCCTGGCGAGGGGTCTTGCCGGTGAGAAGACAGTTCGCCATCCACTGTTGCCGGTTGCGTAGGATGATGGAAAAGAAGTTCCAggtcctcaccacctcgggTATCCTGTCAAAGGGCTTGTCCAACTGGGAGGCAATCTGAATGAACGAGTGAGACACTTGCGGGCCAAGGTAGCCAAGCAATGATGGCGGTTCACCGGAACCTTTGCCGGCATTTTCGACCAGTGCGCTCAGCAGTGCTATGACAGGCATCTTGAAGGAGTGCTTGATGGCTGGAAGTCTAGCAACAAGGGCGGCGCACTTGAATAGCTGCGTTTGGATGGCGGCCGTGGGGTGGTCCAGGTAGCTAGCAACTCTCAGGATAATGGTGGCAAACGAAACCACCCCCGTGAGTCTTTCCGATACAATACGGGATCGATAAGGGTAGAGTGTCGAGTCGGTGATTTTGAAGGCGGCCAGGAGCGAGGTCAATAGTGGTTGGAATCGAAGCGAGCTGGACGCGGGAGCCAAAAAGCCTTCAATGATGTACCGAGAAGCCTCCAACAGGCAGCTTGTCAAGTTCTTGGTCGATTCCGGCGAACCCATGCTATATGTGTAGAAGAGCAGGCTGGTCATGATGTTCACCACCTCTGTGATCACAATGCTTTCGCCCACCTCTGACTCAAATCTCCATGTCGCTGAGTTTTCAAAGATGTCTACAGCGGTCTGGGCTATCGCAAGGCACACTTGAGACAGAATCTTCTCCGACATGCCGGCCCATGGGTTCTCGTCAATTCTGACGCGGGCATTGGGGCTCGCCGCCGTCTTCCGCTGCGCAGCACTCGACATTGCGTTTTCCACCAAGCTGGAGAACAGCTTCACAGCGGACTGCAGGAAGTCTACCCGCTCCGCGTACATGTCCAGGTTGCCGGTGATTCTGGAGAGTCGACCGGACCGCCCCTCGCTGCTGATGAGACCACAGTTGGACATGTATGACCAAACCCGGCCGGGGACCACTGGTAGCACCGCATGGAGAAACTGGAGGGAGGCCGTCATCACCTTGAACTTGCCGGCATCCAGCTGAGTAGGATCCTCTTCAATCAAGCCATTCAGGATCCCACACACGActttgatgatgtcgttgttACGcgggaggctgctgctggtttcTTGaagaaccttgatggcgCTCTCTgtgtttggtttgggtgaTCTACCCGTGCTCCTGAGAACTTCTGTCCGCAACATGACAGCCAGGAGGGATATCGCTTCCGCAAGGTCGTCCGTGGTAAGTTGCCCTAACCCGCTGTCCCACGCCCCGTCCGACAGGTATACCTCGAGGCGTTTCCCAAGCAGCGCCAGAGCCGAGTGTTCAAACTCGAGCTTGGCTACTCTGCCAATATCGGTGACGAACCGGCCATATGTTCCGCTCGGAATGGTGAATTTTTCTTGAGGCGCGACTTTCCTGAAGGATCGTGCGCTAAACAGGTCGATGTCCTCATCCATGCAGAATGAATTCGTATTTTCATCTTCATGCACCAGATGATATGATCGATCCCACATGGGATTCCACTCGATGGTCAGACTTGGTGTTCTGTAAAGCCATCCGACTATCTGCTCCGAGCTCTGCTTGTCGGACACCAGAGCTGCCAACAACGATCGACATATCTCGGTGAAGGGGATGAATTCGTATGGGTATCTATTGTGCGACTGTTCGGTGTACTGTGTTCTCAAGAGCGGGTCTGTGAGCATCTGAGTGTATATGTCTAGCGCAGCCGAGTTGGGGACTTCTGAAGAGATGTCCCAGTATGACTTGCTGCCAGACAACAAATACAGCAGACATGCAACAGGCTCAGTCTGGTAGCCCACAACGTGGAAAGTCCGCTTCAAGAGGTCTTCAAACACCACGCGTGAACGAGCACCAATCATCGGTCGAAAAGCAGCTGTCTCGCCATAGCCCAGACAGCTAATCATCTCGCTGATGATATTGTAGACATGGCCCCTCGAGGTAGCCACCATGGCCATTGTTTCGGCCACTTGCATGTCTCGCTCCAGGTTTGCAACTTCCAGAAAGGCGTCGTAGGGTGATTGCTCGATCGAGATCAAACTTCCGCCGGAATTTCGTCGCTGTCGCCCTTCTGGCGGTGTAGGAGGCGCGATGGCCTCTGATTCGAACGTGCCTCTGGCCCTTTGGTTGTTGATCAAATCCCTCCGCTCGGCTCTATCCTGGTAGCCGACGTGCATCTGGTGAATGATCAAGGACCACGCAAAGGCAAGCGGAACAGCCATTGGTACACCAACGCTGGTAGCCGCCTGGAGGATGTCATGGATTTGTTTTAGAAGCTCGGCCGAGTTGAGGTAGGGCtcttcaccatccaccaGCACCTCACTCCGATCGACATCGTCTGGGGGCGACAGGTACAAAAGCGCACGGTCGATATTGAGAAACTTCAGTGAAATGACAGTCATTAAGCTCCGAACAGGGAGGACCAGCTCGGCAAGCATATCATGTTGTTCAAGAATCGGCATGATGGGCTCCAGGAATCGGTAGTTATCCATGAGGGTAAACCATTGCGCAACAAGTTCCGGAGAATGGAATTGTGGGCCTTCAAGATCCATGATCTGAAATGCCACCGACATGGAGTGGATAACTTCGGTGATGGATGTCCGACTCCAATCCAACTCGATCTGGGAGGTCAAGACCGTCTTCTCGAGCTCCCGTGGacccttttccacctcctcgaccaACTCGGGAAGAACTGCAAAATAGGTGGGTGCCATGGCTTTGAGGAGCGATGGGTCGGCAACTTGGAAGTCGCGGTCATCCCAGTTGAAGGCAGTCTTCATAATGTCCTGCCGTAACTCGTCTGCCGCTGGTGTTCTATTACCGGGTCGCGAATGTAGCAAAAAGGTTGTAAAGGCATCAGCCGAGGCGAAGAAAGACCGTCTTTCGGTTAGAAACGTCGTGATAAGGCGCTGGCGACGTTTCGTCTCGCTTTCGAACTCGGCCCAGTTTGCTTCGGCAtccaccactgccaccacgTTGAGACTAGAAAGGAAGCTCGAGGCCTGGGCATCGCTGACACCGGCAGCTTCCCGAATGTTGGCGGCATCCTGTGTTGAGAAGGGTCCGGTAAGATGGCTGTGGGCGCGTGACTGAtattccaccaccacaatgcGCAGCGCAGCCACCTCGTTGACATTCGCATTCTTGCTTAGCCATGCTGCGTCCTCCTTGATCTGCTTCAGGTCGTAGGGGTCCTTTGGTGATGGTACAACATTAATGGCGCCCGTCCTGGTTTGGAAATCGAGCTTGGACTGGTTCGTTGGGGGACTAAATGGTTTGGTGGGCTCTTTTATTAGCTGATGGACGAAGCCATCTCGAAGAAAATCCGATACGGCAGTGCTGGTCAGTCGGTCGCTATTCGAATCTTCGAGGGCGGATGCGACAAGTCTCCATGAGCTACAGAACCGGGGGGCGCGAGGTTAGAGAAAGGCAACAAGCATTGGGGGAAGCGCAAACCTACAGAAGAGGAGCCCTGCCCTTCAAGCAGTCCtcgaggggggggaagtATGTTTTGTCAGTTGGGGCAGCCATTGGTGCTGCTCTCCATTCGTTTGTCGACTCTGCCGCCAATGACCAGCAATATGCGATGCCCCGAGCGTGGTCCAAGTATTCGCGATGATGAGTCGACAGAGGAGatggtcggtggtgttggtggtggagctaTCGGCaagtggtggtttgtttggtttCGGGATCGCAAAAAGTTGAATTTACTTTGGACGCGCTTCTGCAGTTGGCAGCTCAGACGCGGGCCGCAATTGCAGAGCTCCCATATCATGGATCTTCCAGCGGCTGCCAACCCAACTCAGCCCGCTATTTTTCAGCCAAGGGGGTCCACCAGTGCTTCCCAGCTTCTTATCGATAAGCTGG contains the following coding sequences:
- a CDS encoding uncharacterized protein (EggNog:ENOG503NWX3; COG:U) codes for the protein MAAPTDKTYFPPLEDCLKGRAPLLSWRLVASALEDSNSDRLTSTAVSDFLRDGFVHQLIKEPTKPFSPPTNQSKLDFQTRTGAINVVPSPKDPYDLKQIKEDAAWLSKNANVNEVAALRIVVVEYQSRAHSHLTGPFSTQDAANIREAAGVSDAQASSFLSSLNVVAVVDAEANWAEFESETKRRQRLITTFLTERRSFFASADAFTTFLLHSRPGNRTPAADELRQDIMKTAFNWDDRDFQVADPSLLKAMAPTYFAVLPELVEEVEKGPRELEKTVLTSQIELDWSRTSITEVIHSMSVAFQIMDLEGPQFHSPELVAQWFTLMDNYRFLEPIMPILEQHDMLAELVLPVRSLMTVISLKFLNIDRALLYLSPPDDVDRSEVLVDGEEPYLNSAELLKQIHDILQAATSVGVPMAVPLAFAWSLIIHQMHVGYQDRAERRDLINNQRARGTFESEAIAPPTPPEGRQRRNSGGSLISIEQSPYDAFLEVANLERDMQVAETMAMVATSRGHVYNIISEMISCLGYGETAAFRPMIGARSRVVFEDLLKRTFHVVGYQTEPVACLLYLLSGSKSYWDISSEVPNSAALDIYTQMLTDPLLRTQYTEQSHNRYPYEFIPFTEICRSLLAALVSDKQSSEQIVGWLYRTPSLTIEWNPMWDRSYHLVHEDENTNSFCMDEDIDLFSARSFRKVAPQEKFTIPSGTYGRFVTDIGRVAKLEFEHSALALLGKRLEVYLSDGAWDSGLGQLTTDDLAEAISLLAVMLRTEVLRSTGRSPKPNTESAIKVLQETSSSLPRNNDIIKVVCGILNGLIEEDPTQLDAGKFKVMTASLQFLHAVLPVVPGRVWSYMSNCGLISSEGRSGRLSRITGNLDMYAERVDFLQSAVKLFSSLVENAMSSAAQRKTAASPNARVRIDENPWAGMSEKILSQVCLAIAQTAVDIFENSATWRFESEVGESIVITEVVNIMTSLLFYTYSMGSPESTKNLTSCLLEASRYIIEGFLAPASSSLRFQPLLTSLLAAFKITDSTLYPYRSRIVSERLTGVVSFATIILRVASYLDHPTAAIQTQLFKCAALVARLPAIKHSFKMPVIALLSALVENAGKGSGEPPSLLGYLGPQVSHSFIQIASQLDKPFDRIPEVVRTWNFFSIILRNRQQWMANCLLTGKTPRQALKGDAKMAEISPDSVLSTALEKLRSIATQPSQEALAILDFFTSAQNYWAWTIFAMQKDKSFLGSLRSYVKNLKAPELVFKNDPAEAGYQARIAAYIAETFAMQLYHLRQMRQAQDFATKVVEDLDYFLRHGVQVADYNASLHSNFAKNFSQRYPGLELDDFKRTVLVPKNLGAQYYYGMDFAEKMLGYDAGWAGAGSKKNGFRTEMEKANLNLSLVEAEVALFHAWEYLILELSSCLLPKSGIISRQMIQVAEQCLEANQRPSAPDHIFVRLAESRANLTLTLLKRLADCSQLPKDFTQLLTLVATTINVVDNPFATENITYFRTLLRILFVTLRGTKLSSNAPAPAKAGPETSVAATQLVITILDRVVAQSFRALAGLVHEPGSPTEPDDMALVTGILQACLAVPGLDQCQGQIITIMSNHNIFQVATSLFSWSDKLVGRNGDPVYGEISLLFLLELSSLPQIAEQLAVNGILGHITSANIAGFLRRKNITPFTESVNKMRCYSIWSRALLPMLINILGALGPTIAPEVAFVLNQFPNLLESSIERLAAPGMDRTIPTMSFGSEDSTRTHPFYITLATMNEIHSLSLLAKVLGALRENNTRDIPEVTGWDSGKVLEHVEFWLQSRKVLRERLLPLTEREREWWGMKTREGAGGGDCQTVLEEKVVGVLEGVRDVLMAGEEGEE